The following proteins are encoded in a genomic region of Triticum dicoccoides isolate Atlit2015 ecotype Zavitan chromosome 1B, WEW_v2.0, whole genome shotgun sequence:
- the LOC119313836 gene encoding uncharacterized protein LOC119313836 codes for MAAALRSAARRLWLGRGSLLQRTQTEGLFSRSRLVHTSEHAPTDLLREIQQKRDELRNLVSKAVQKKRELYALGKVDKNCETLGEHHMLPLALPYLSRQKVVPKPHGTLRTLMQFATRANALLDAAAHATIFILVTTAWVRARGGIGVKAQTVDEENQGRQD; via the exons ATGGCGGCGGCGCTTCGATCCGCGGCGAGGAGGCTCTGGCTCGGCCGTGGCTCCCTGCTCCAGCGAACGCAGACGGAGGGGCTCTTCTCGCGAAGCAGGCTCGTCCACACCAGTGAG CATGCTCCTACAGACCTTTTGCGCGAGATCCAGCAGAAGAGAGATGAGCTACGAAACTTGGTATCTAAGGCGGTGCAGAAGAAAAGGGAGTTGTATGCGTTGGGTAAGGTAGACAAGAATTGTGAGACTCTTGGTGAGCATCACATGCTTCCACTAGCACTCCCATATCTTTCTCGGCAAAAAGTCGTTCCAAAACCACATGGCACTCTCAG GACCTTGATGCAGTTCGCTACAAGGGCTAACGCTTTGCTGGATGCAGCTGCCCACGCGACAATCTTCATTTTGGTTACTACTGCTTGGGTTAGAGCTAGGGGCGGCATTGGGGTAAAAGCCCAAACTGTTGATGAGGAAAATCAGGGAAGACAAGATTGA
- the LOC119313820 gene encoding uncharacterized protein LOC119313820 — protein MAAVRCAARRLGGSLLQRTQAAVAEEGRLLAPSRLMRSRQLSGQVSGERSQVPERLLLETGQIMRYRQLASEISKRLEEPSALESEVQCRMEELLASWRKLGELHKEAAPDAFELYVKAYGNAFKAMVGGAARALFCFSLITSLIFELFGCYQGKPEKTR, from the exons ATGGCGGCGGTTCGGTGCGCGGCGAGGAGGCTCGGTGGCTCCCTGCTCCAGCGGACGCAGGCGGCGGTCGCGGAGGAGGGACGCCTGCTCGCGCCAAGCAGGCTCATGCGCTCCCGCCAGCTCTCCGGCCAGGTCTCCGGCGAG CGATCGCAGGTGCCGGAGCGACTCCTCCTTGAGACAGGCCAGATCATGCGCTACCGCCAGCTCGCAAGCGAG ATATCCAAGAGACTAGAGGAGCCGTCTGCCTTGGAATCTGAGGTCCAGTGCAGGATGGAGGAGCTTTTGGCCTCGTGGCGTAAGTTGGGGGAGCTTCACAAGGAAGCAGCACCAGATGCCTTTGAGTT GTATGTGAAGGCCTATGGAAATGCGTTTAAGGCTATGGTCGGTGGAGCTGCCAGGGCGTTGTTTTGCTTCAGTCTGATTACTTCTCTTATCTTTGAGTTGTTTGGCTGCTACCAAGGAAAACCAGAGAAGACAAGATAA
- the LOC119313853 gene encoding uncharacterized protein LOC119313853, protein MQKAAATRSAEIQQVKEELYRMMSENRDKIGNQKGLIKHLSSHVEPKPEDPVWRFYRRAKWYHLVMMYSPAFLYGYMSMMDVPDGKKEMTPAEKNDFNKRMAALMPNVEL, encoded by the exons ATGCAGAAGGCGGCCGCAACTCGTTCGGCTGAGATCCAGCAGGTCAAAGAGGAGCTCTACCGCATGATGTCCGAAAACAGGGACAAGATAGGAAACCAGAAGGGCCTGATCAAGCACCTCTCATCCCATGTGGAGCCTAAACCCGAGGACCCCGTCTG GCGCTTCTATCGCAGGGCAAAATGGTACCATTTAGTCATGATGTATAGCCCAGCATTCCTTTATGGCTACATGTCTATGATGGATGTGCCTGATGGCAAGAAGGAGATGACACCAGCTGAGAAGAATGATTTTAACAAGAGGATGGCCGCGTTGATGCCCAATGTTGAACTTTGA
- the LOC119351015 gene encoding uncharacterized protein LOC119351015, translating to MAFAPRRESLARGIHITEGEVMESLDSRLGGTAELDGRLLRRCEMKAWALSISMEASTLWRPEGLAAAGCLHRAVDLWTMALVRCAARRLGGSVRTQAAIVPSRFMRSRQLSSEHAGKSPALESELDMKMKKLEASIARLKNTPAPDASKLRLMSNGRAVQGVIDAANKLIFLCMISAAVYGLDLDKGVEGQAISKESSEDKIEK from the exons ATGGCCTTTGCGCCACGACGGGAGTCCCTCGCGCGGGGGATTCACATCACAGAGGGTGAAGTGATGGAGTCTCTCGACTCACGGCTGGGAGGTACGGCGGAGCTCGACGGGAGGTTGCTGCGGCGGTGCGAGATGAAGGCATGGGCGCTGAGTATCTCCATGGAGGCATCGACGCTATGGCGGCCAGAGGGCCTGGCGGCTGCCGGATGCCTCCACCGCGCGGTTGA CCTGTGGACTATGGCGTTGGTTCGGTGCGCCGCGAGGAGGCTGGGTGGCTCCGTGCGGACGCAGGCAGCGATCGTGCCCAGCAGGTTCATGCGCTCCCGCCAACTCTCCAGCGAG CATGCTGGCAAGTCCCCAGCCTTGGAATCTGAGCTGGACATGAAGATGAAGAAGCTGGAAGCCTCGATAGCTCGGTTAAAGAACACTCCAGCACCAGATGCCTCTAAGTT GCGCTTGATGTCCAACGGACGTGCAGTTCAGGGTGTGATCGATGCAGCTAACAAGTTGATATTTTTGTGTATGATTTCTGCTGCTGTTTACGGTCTTGATTTAGACAAGGGGGTAGAAGGCCAGGCTATTAGCAAGGAAAGCAGTGAAGACAAGATCGAAAAATGA